Within Terriglobia bacterium, the genomic segment AGAACTCGTGGGTCTTCCGATCGGACCACGAGAACAGCAGCACCGCCCGCGATGCGGCACCGTCGCGCCCGGCTCGGCCGATTTCCTGGTAATAACCCTCGACGCTCGTGGGTAGGGCCATGTGGATCACGGTGCGCACGTCCGCCTTGTCCACTCCCATGCCGAACGCGATCGTCGCGACGATCGCCTCGAGACGGCCCGCCCGAAACGCTGCCTGGACCTCGTCGCGCTGGGATGCGGCCATCCCGGCGTGATAGGCGGCCGCGGGACACAGCCCGGCGAGTCCCCGGGCGAGATCCTCGGTCTGCCGCCGCGTCGGCGCGTAGACGATCGCCGGGCGGTTGGCCGGATCGCCGAGCAGGCGCTCGGCCACGGCGACACGCGCCGACGGCCTCATCTCGGCCAGCTCGATCGCGATGTTCTCGCGGCGGAAGCCGTGGATGAAGTGCCGGGCGCGGGGCATCGCGAGCTGCTCTGAGATGTCGCGCTGCACCAGCGGGGTGGCCGTGGCGGTCAGCGCGATCACCGGTGCGGGCCGGAGCAGAGGGAGGCGCTCGCCGAGCATGCGGTAGTCGGGACGAAAATCGTGGCCCCAGTGTGAAATGCAGTGCGCCTCGTCCACGGCGACCAGCGCCGGCGTACGGCGCGAGAGCAGCTCCGGAAAGCCCGGAACACTGAGGCGCTCGGGAGCGATGAACAGGAAGTCCAGGCCACCGGCGAGGTAGGACTGACAGGCCTGCCGAGATTCGGTGCGCGGGCGGCCCGAGTGGATCCGCTCTGCGCGCAGGCCCTGCGCCCGGAGCTTCGCCACCTGGTCCTCCATCAGCGAGATCAGCGGACTGACCACCAGGGTCGTGCCGCCTCGGGCGATGCCCGGCAGCTGATAGCACAGCGACTTGCCCGCCCCGGTGGGCATCACCAGCAGGTCGTCGCTCCCCTCGGTCACCGCGCGGCAGACGGCTTCCTGGTGGGGGCGGAAGCGCTCGAAGCCGAAAACCGCGCGCAGGAGGTCGGTGAGCCGTTCGGGCGGCGTCGGCTTGCGCGGGGGCGGCCCGTCGGCGCGGGTCACGTCGCCTTCGCGCCGACCGGGAAGCCTGGGAGGCGTGACGCTCATCGTGCAATCGCCGGGAGACTCGACCGAGGGGACCCGTCCATGGTCGCGGTTTGCGGACGTCGAGTCAACCTCGGCTCCCACGTCCTCCATTCGCGCGTTTCCACAGCGCAAGGCCGCCGGCC encodes:
- a CDS encoding ATP-dependent DNA helicase gives rise to the protein MEDVGAEVDSTSANRDHGRVPSVESPGDCTMSVTPPRLPGRREGDVTRADGPPPRKPTPPERLTDLLRAVFGFERFRPHQEAVCRAVTEGSDDLLVMPTGAGKSLCYQLPGIARGGTTLVVSPLISLMEDQVAKLRAQGLRAERIHSGRPRTESRQACQSYLAGGLDFLFIAPERLSVPGFPELLSRRTPALVAVDEAHCISHWGHDFRPDYRMLGERLPLLRPAPVIALTATATPLVQRDISEQLAMPRARHFIHGFRRENIAIELAEMRPSARVAVAERLLGDPANRPAIVYAPTRRQTEDLARGLAGLCPAAAYHAGMAASQRDEVQAAFRAGRLEAIVATIAFGMGVDKADVRTVIHMALPTSVEGYYQEIGRAGRDGAASRAVLLFSWSDRKTHEFFIERDYPDASVLARVWNTLSDEPQPREALLERVALDPDRLDNALEKLWIHGGARIDAAENAARGRPGWERPYLARRRHKLEQLELITRYAASRGCRMVHLVSHFGDQEDDGRRCGRCDICAPRDCRALRFRAPSAGERRALGRVLDALRLTDGQASGRLHRELFGKALERDRFERLLGALVRSGHVSERLDSFEKDGRVIEFRRLFLSASGREAADLEGVPVAVESEAPTRRDRRPQPPAGTDTARAARRETRGEPEGESAPDPALLEALRAWRQTEARRQQVPAFCVLSNRTLEGIARSRPEDDHALLRVKGVGHKVVERYGATILELVHRASRTGSGGARSA